CGCGTTCAGGCTCTCTGCCCTGGGCGACTACGCCTTGCATGAGTTCGGCATAGGTGATGACCGAAACGACGATCTCGTGGCCCGAGGAAGCCGTCCGTTCCAGCCGTTGCACCACCGACACCGGCGCCTTACGGATGATGTAACTGCTGGTGTCGGTGTCCAGCATGTAGCGCATCATCGTCCCGTTGGATCAGGCTCAATACCGATCGCTGGGCGCTCGGACAGGAAGTCGTCACCCACATCCGGCGTATCCATCAATGCGCTCCAGCTGGGGCGCTTCGGCTCGATGACCAGCCGAGAGCCCACCCGGTAGATGAGCACCTCTTCGGTATCACCCATATCCATCTCCTTCGGTAATCGAACAGCTTGATTGCGGCCGTTGCGGAATAGTCGCGCGGTTCGCGGTGGAGCATCAGGCATGGCGAAGAAGTCCAACCAATCC
This genomic window from Phycisphaeraceae bacterium contains:
- the vapB gene encoding type II toxin-antitoxin system VapB family antitoxin, with the translated sequence DWLDFFAMPDAPPRTARLFRNGRNQAVRLPKEMDMGDTEEVLIYRVGSRLVIEPKRPSWSALMDTPDVGDDFLSERPAIGIEPDPTGR